In the genome of Raphanus sativus cultivar WK10039 unplaced genomic scaffold, ASM80110v3 Scaffold1323, whole genome shotgun sequence, the window GATATAGATCAATCCAGCCAAGAAGAAAAGACAAATGTGAGTGAGAGTCTTCTCAATATAGTTAAACCGAAATGAATTTGAATAGAAAGAGGTAACACGTACTTCTTCATAACTACTCTTGCACCATCTGCCATGGCATCTACAGTGTTACCAAGCATTCTCATGTAAGCTAATGAACCCATCAAGCCAGCACCAAAACTGTTAACAGAAGTTCCAACACAGAtagaattatatttattttgagagGTTTTGATGTTTTTTGTAGGAGAAAGACAAACCTAAGTGTTATCTCTGGTGTGTATGAAATACACTGTGAGAAGCTGTAGCTTATTTTTCAGCTGCAGAAAAACAATCCAAAAAGTCAAAGAGAGTAAAAACCGAAGTGTCGATGAATATTAAAGAGTTTCGTGCAAAACCAATGCGCTTTTCATGAGTGCTCAAACCGTAAAACAAGTAGCCATACCGTGAAAGGATGATTATCTAACGAATAGGAGGGTACCTTGTAATATTGTTCCCTGGATTCAGCAGCCAACACTTCTGGATCACCATGTGGCTGCCTCAGCTCCCAAAACATCACTTCCTGCAGCACAAATTATAAAAACCAAAGCAACGAATCAAGAAGGTGATTTTTCAATTCTGATCAATGTATCCAATGACCAAATGATACTTCCAAGTTTGGCGtgtaagagagaaaaaaaaagatttgaagaaaagagagaactagttttttttttggttttaatacCATGCTAATATAAACATCTTACtctttattagttattattatacatatctatactattatttgtaatATGATATTTTCGCTCTAAGATCCCACTTTAAAAATTAGAGCAGTTAATCTTGTTAATATCTTTAACAAActattctttttgtttcaatttagtTGCTGTTGTATATTAAAATCTTTATTTCAAATTAAGtatctttttatgattttaacacaaaattaattaattttatatgatttttttattggtttaaatatgggggaaatttggaaaaatacctttacctgagattatattttgaaaattgcattgtttttttttgaaaactacacttgtTTGAAGTTGAAATGACCAAATCATCCAATTTGAATGTCTataattattctaatatatacgCTAAAGATCTTAATAAAAAGATTTCAGAAATATTCtgtttggttctttttttttaacaaatacaaCAATAATAGGATTTTTGTTGATTTTGGTCTCAAATCACATTGACTCAGTATgcatataaataagtatatctTACATTTCTTTTGATTAAACAAACGATGCCAATgcttaaaaaattaaagatgcCCCATTAAATTGCCATCTCTTATGTATTGCTTACCAATAAGATGTTAACCCGAAACATTGTTCTCTTTATCATCGTTAAAAATATATGAGACCAAGCAATATAGAAAAACAAGAGTCACcttaaaaatacagaaaatatacTAGACCAGCTATATAGGTATACCTTCTAACTAACgttaagatatttaaaaaaataaaataaatcaacaaTACAACTGAAAAATAGCTAAACTCGAATAGCTTAATTTGTTGCTACCCAAACAAAAGCTCTTCAGATTTTCATCACAGTTGACCGCATTCTTGTTAGTAGGATTCTAAAAAAACAATCAGTCAGTAATACGAACGTTTTAGCCAATAATTAAATGATCACTTGTTCCGATTCGGATATTTTTGTCTTTATATACAACCATACACGTATTGATGGtatcttttctctttttgttaGCACGTAATGGTTCAAATGAGAAATGATATAGTTGTGAACTTTGTACATATGTAACACAGAAGACTCTTGCAGTTTCAtggaaaaaaaatgatttggcTGTTGTTCATTAAGTAATGATGGTAATGTGTTCAATCCATTAATTTTCTACGCCATGAAGACACCaccaacatataattaatatacaattatttcaaaaatatatttatcacaAACATAACAATAACAGTATTTTCAGATTTACGattagttattaatatttgtaattttaatttaattaaggATAAGAATGTCTTATCACAAATAataaagtgtagttttcaaaaaaagagaaaataagtgtatttttcaaatttgaaaacataaatggagtatttttcaaattatcccatatatatgtttaaatgtATGTAATGATGTTTTGATATTaagaatatgtaaaattaaatattttttatttattttgtgtgtATAAACCTAAAACAACAATTATAacaaaacggagggagtattatatttatttaattattaggTAGTTATGTAgtcaattataaattaataaattaattattataaaaatttcaaagatatacatatgataataattattcTTTGATATTATCTGATGATGATCATCACAAAgaattatctaaaaaataaataaattaaagtaaTAAGATAAatctaagtatatatatatcgactaaacaaaacaatattGTTAGTATCTCAAttcttttttaagatttttccaAAGTTATTAATTGTTTCTAAAGAAAGTCATACACGACTAGGAAAccaaattataacaaaatctccAATGAATGAGGAAAAAGGCCAAGTTtaactaacaaaaatataaaataaaaacaaacaatttCACTAATAAATATCCGAAGTGGACCAatcaaacatattaaaattgcAATCCTAAAACCATTCTAGTATGGGAAGCCTCCATCAAGTTGtatataaacaaacacaaatctaCCTAATTCCATCTCTTTCTCATTGTTTTCTACCTCCGGATCAAGTAAAGAATCACAACCAATGATGAAGAATAGAATCATGACTTTGTTAATTGCGGCGTTGTCACTAATGGGATTAGCGCGTGCAACATCCTTTTACGAGGTTGGAGACACCAACGGATGGACGACAAAGATGGGCCTTGACTACTACAAGACATGGTCATCTTCAAAGACTTTCTATGTCGGAGATTCCCTCATCTTTCAATACAAACATCTCCACAACGTGTTGGAAGTGAGCTTCGAAGATTACGAGTCCTGCAACCCTAACTCCGCTCTGACCACATATCACTCCGAGTATGAACCGGTTAAGCTTAACAGAACCGGACACTATTACTTCATATGCGGTGTGCCTGGTCACTGTGAATCTGGTCAAAAGCTTGAGGTCCTAGTCGTGGCTCCTGCCTCTCTGCAGAATACTCCTGCCACAACAACTCAACAAAACAACTCATCTACTTCtaattcaaaccctaaacctaatcCTACTTGTCCTGATCCTAAACCTGAGCCTTCACCGCCATGGGAGGATCCTCTTGAGGTTCTTCCAGTAGATGCTGCAACAATTGCATCACTTCCTCACAATGCAGCCTCAGACCCTTGTGTGTGGAGTGGGTTAAGCATCCTCTCCTTCCTTCTTTTACAAACCCTAGTTTTTCTTTAaagattttatgtttgttttatttttttagggttttctttgaGATTTTTACGCTggttttttaatcattattgcTTATACTTAAtgtttagttaaattttttctttgatcACTTCATGGATTagtttcaaatctttttttcttttcaatagcATATTACACCTTAAACAAACTCGTCCTGTATAGAGAACAGATATTACCATCTTTGGAATTTATGAAAAATCTAATTTGAAGTTCTCACAAAGAACATGTGCAAATTGGAATGTGGAACTCAAGACCTGTTTTGGTCGTCAAATAGAATCAAGGGCCATCCACAGAACTCTTTGATGATACAACACTCTAACGAATCTATTTTCTTTCTGTTATTCAACAGAAGAATGTATCCTTATTGCGTATAAGTTATGAATCTATATAATCTGAGTATGTTCCCAGTACATACtcaataattttccttttttgtaaGATTGTGACAAGAAAATGAGGCCAGAATCGAACAACCAACTAACTTTTACTAAAAAAACTGAACCGGAAAATAACCGGGGAAGGTTTAATTACTCTTTGGCTCGTTTGCTCTGTGATTTACGCTTGGTAACGTCCAGACATCTCTTCCTCAACCTAATCGTCTTTGGAGTAACCTGAACACATTTAAACCAATGAATAAGACGCCAGAAACAAAACGTTCCTCAAAGTTCATATGATTGGCGATTAACAATGTTACCTCAATAAGTTCATCTGAGGCAACGTATCCTATAGCTTCCTCAAGTGTCATCTGAATCGAAAAGCATTATCACAATACAAAGGGTAAGAACTTATACCATCAAGAAGAACGGTTCTCCTGTTGTCTCTTTCGATGTTGTGAGaaaaagtcaagctagagaatAGGGTGGTACATACGAGGCGAGGTGGAGATAGCTTCACATTCTCGTCTTTGTTAACAGAGCGTATGTTGGTAAGCTCTTTGGCCTTAACCGGGTTAACCTGTGTAGTTTGCAAGGCAAGTGAATCCATGGTATTTTAAGTGTGGATGACTGATGAGCTGTGAGTCTAAATAACTTACATCAAGATCTGTATCTCGTGAGTGCTCACCAATAATCATGCCATCGTATGACTGTTAAAAGacagaaaaaaacagaacaagatGCAGCATTAGCAAAGCATCCAACGCTCGAGAGGACCACATAAGTGTTCTTGTAACTACTAATAACTAAACCAATAAAGAAACAGAACATgtgtattatatattaacatatttagaaAGGTTCTCACGTCCAGTCCCGGAGACACAAAGAGAGTCCCACGAGCTTCTAAACCCATAAGTGAATGAGCTGTAATAGTTCCATATCCCATTGAAACCTGTTTCATCAAGAGATGCAAATTTTGAGTTATAACTTGAGAGAGCAGGGCACACACAATCAGCCATAAGACAATAAGATATAGATATGCACCAAAAAATGGTTAGATATTGAGTAACCCATAAACGTACCAACACTCCTTTCCTAACATTTCCAAGTGGACCTCGGTACTTTTCATACTCTGCAGGGACGAAATATACAACCGTTATCAAACTAGAGAAGAAATTAGCAACCGAATTGGAACAGATATGAAAGTACAAAAAGCTGCATACTCAGAAAAGCACGGTGCATGAACCCTGTTCCACGGGTATCGCTGCTAAACACACATCTGTACCCAACCAAACCTCTGTGGAACGCAAGTATCCTTTGGTTAAGTTTTCTTCAATGAGTATAATAAATCTAACTGAAGTCACTAAACTAACCTTGAAGGACAAGTTAAAGACAGTCTCGTCCTACCATCATTTCCAGGGACAGGACACATGTCAATAACTTCAGCACGCCTGTGGGAGAGAGCTTCCATCACTAATCCTACGTGCTCTTCGTTAATCTCGATAGTCACCTCTTCAATTGGTTCAAGCCTTTGTTTATCTTCAGTTTTGTACCTGAATCACATAGTAGAAACACTCAAAATCCAACTCTAACTATACAGCTGATGTAGCAATGTGGTGTAACTTATGCAAACGGAAAAGATGAAACTCACATGACTTTAGGTGGGGAGACGGAGAGCTCA includes:
- the LOC130504040 gene encoding blue copper protein-like; its protein translation is MTLLIAALSLMGLARATSFYEVGDTNGWTTKMGLDYYKTWSSSKTFYVGDSLIFQYKHLHNVLEVSFEDYESCNPNSALTTYHSEYEPVKLNRTGHYYFICGVPGHCESGQKLEVLVVAPASLQNTPATTTQQNNSSTSNSNPKPNPTCPDPKPEPSPPWEDPLEVLPVDAATIASLPHNAASDPCVWSGLSILSFLLLQTLVFL